The Piliocolobus tephrosceles isolate RC106 chromosome 2, ASM277652v3, whole genome shotgun sequence genome window below encodes:
- the TBL1XR1 gene encoding F-box-like/WD repeat-containing protein TBL1XR1 isoform X2 — protein sequence MPDVVQTRQQAYRDKLAQQQAAAAAAAAAAASQQGSAKNGENTANGEENGAHTIANNHTDMMEVDGDVEIPPNKAVVLRGHESEVFICAWNPVSDLLASGSGDSTARIWNLSENSTSGSTQLVLRHCIREGGQDVPSNKDVTSLDWNSEGTLLATGSYDGFARIWTKDGNLASTLGQHKGPIFALKWNKKGNFILSAGVDKTTIIWDAHTGEAKQQFPFHSAPALDVDWQSNNTFASCSTDMCIHVCKLGQDRPIKTFQGHTNEVNAIKWDPTGNLLASCSDDMTLKIWSMKQDNCVHDLQAHNKEIYTIKWSPTGPGTNNPNANLMLASASFDSTVRLWDVDRGICIHTLTKHQEPVYSVAFSPDGRYLASGSFDKCVHIWNTQTGALVHSYRGTGGIFEVCWNAAGDKVGASASDGSVCVLDLRK from the exons ATGCCTGATGTAGTACAAACAAGACAACAAGCTTATAGAGATAAGCTTGCACAGCAAcaggcagcagctgctgcagctgcCGCAGCTGCAGCCAGCCAACAAGGATCTgcaaaaaatggagaaaacacagCAAATGGGGAGGAGAATGGAGCACATACTATAGCAA ATAATCATACTGATATGATGGAAGTGGATGGGGATGTTGAAATCCCTCCTAACAAAGCAGTTGTGTTGCGGGGCCATGAATCTGAAGTTTTCATCTGTGCCTGGAACCCTGTTAGTGATCTCCTAGCATCAGG GTCTGGAGACTCAACAGCGAGAATATGGAATCTTAGTGAGAACAGCACCAGTGGCTCTACACAGTTAGTACTTAGACATTGTATACGAGAAGGAGGGCAAGATGTTCCAAGCAACAAGGATGTCACATCTCTAGATTGGAAT AGTGAAGGTACACTTCTAGCAACTGGTTCCTATGATGGGTTTGCCAGAATATGGACTAAAGATG gtAACCTTGCTAGCACCTTAGGGCAGCATAAAGGCCCTATATTTGCATTAAAATGGAATAAGAAAGGAAATTTCATCCTAAGTGCTGGAGTAGACAAG ACTACAATTATTTGGGATGCACATACTGGTGAAGCCAAGCAAcagtttccttttcattcag CACCAGCATTGGATGTTGATTGGCAGAGCAACAACACCTTTGCTTCTTGTAGTAcagatatgtgcattcatgtCTGTAAATTAGGACAAGACAGACCTATTAAAACATTCCAAGGACATACG AATGAAGTAAATGCTATCAAATGGGACCCAACTGGCAATCTCCTGGCCTCCTGTTCTGATGACATGACTTTAAAG atATGGAGTATGAAACAAGACAATTGTGTCCATGATTTGCAAGCACATAATAAAGAAATTTATACTATCAAATGGAGTCCAACAGGACCAGGAACTAATAATCCAAATGCCAACCTTATGTTAGCAAG TGCATCCTTTGATTCTACTGTTAGGTTGTGGGATGTAGACCGAGGGATCTGCATCCATACCTTGACAAAACACCAAGAGCCTGTGTACAGTGTAGCTTTCAGTCCTGATGGCAGGTATCTGGCAAGTGGttcttttgacaaatgtgtacacATCTGGAACACACAG acAGGTGCTCTAGTTCACAGCTATAGGGGAACAGGTGGAATTTTTGAAGTTTGCTGGAATGCAGCAGGAGACAAAGTTGGAGCCAGTGCATCAGATGGTTCA GTTTGTGTATTAGACCTTCGGAAATAG
- the TBL1XR1 gene encoding F-box-like/WD repeat-containing protein TBL1XR1 isoform X1, which yields MSISSDEVNFLVYRYLQESGFSHSAFTFGIESHISQSNINGALVPPAALISIIQKGLQYVEAEVSINEDGTLFDGRPIESLSLIDAVMPDVVQTRQQAYRDKLAQQQAAAAAAAAAAASQQGSAKNGENTANGEENGAHTIANNHTDMMEVDGDVEIPPNKAVVLRGHESEVFICAWNPVSDLLASGSGDSTARIWNLSENSTSGSTQLVLRHCIREGGQDVPSNKDVTSLDWNSEGTLLATGSYDGFARIWTKDGNLASTLGQHKGPIFALKWNKKGNFILSAGVDKTTIIWDAHTGEAKQQFPFHSAPALDVDWQSNNTFASCSTDMCIHVCKLGQDRPIKTFQGHTNEVNAIKWDPTGNLLASCSDDMTLKIWSMKQDNCVHDLQAHNKEIYTIKWSPTGPGTNNPNANLMLASASFDSTVRLWDVDRGICIHTLTKHQEPVYSVAFSPDGRYLASGSFDKCVHIWNTQTGALVHSYRGTGGIFEVCWNAAGDKVGASASDGSVCVLDLRK from the exons gattttctcATTCAGCATTTACCTTTGGTATAGAAAGCCATATCAGTCAGTCCAATATAAATGGTGCCCTCGTCCCACCTGCTGCATTGATTTCTATCATCCAGAAAGGTCTACAGTATGTAGAAGCAGAAGTTAGTATTAATGAG GATGGTACCTTGTTTGATGGTCGACCAATAGAGTCTCTGTCCCTGATAGATGCCGTAATGCCTGATGTAGTACAAACAAGACAACAAGCTTATAGAGATAAGCTTGCACAGCAAcaggcagcagctgctgcagctgcCGCAGCTGCAGCCAGCCAACAAGGATCTgcaaaaaatggagaaaacacagCAAATGGGGAGGAGAATGGAGCACATACTATAGCAA ATAATCATACTGATATGATGGAAGTGGATGGGGATGTTGAAATCCCTCCTAACAAAGCAGTTGTGTTGCGGGGCCATGAATCTGAAGTTTTCATCTGTGCCTGGAACCCTGTTAGTGATCTCCTAGCATCAGG GTCTGGAGACTCAACAGCGAGAATATGGAATCTTAGTGAGAACAGCACCAGTGGCTCTACACAGTTAGTACTTAGACATTGTATACGAGAAGGAGGGCAAGATGTTCCAAGCAACAAGGATGTCACATCTCTAGATTGGAAT AGTGAAGGTACACTTCTAGCAACTGGTTCCTATGATGGGTTTGCCAGAATATGGACTAAAGATG gtAACCTTGCTAGCACCTTAGGGCAGCATAAAGGCCCTATATTTGCATTAAAATGGAATAAGAAAGGAAATTTCATCCTAAGTGCTGGAGTAGACAAG ACTACAATTATTTGGGATGCACATACTGGTGAAGCCAAGCAAcagtttccttttcattcag CACCAGCATTGGATGTTGATTGGCAGAGCAACAACACCTTTGCTTCTTGTAGTAcagatatgtgcattcatgtCTGTAAATTAGGACAAGACAGACCTATTAAAACATTCCAAGGACATACG AATGAAGTAAATGCTATCAAATGGGACCCAACTGGCAATCTCCTGGCCTCCTGTTCTGATGACATGACTTTAAAG atATGGAGTATGAAACAAGACAATTGTGTCCATGATTTGCAAGCACATAATAAAGAAATTTATACTATCAAATGGAGTCCAACAGGACCAGGAACTAATAATCCAAATGCCAACCTTATGTTAGCAAG TGCATCCTTTGATTCTACTGTTAGGTTGTGGGATGTAGACCGAGGGATCTGCATCCATACCTTGACAAAACACCAAGAGCCTGTGTACAGTGTAGCTTTCAGTCCTGATGGCAGGTATCTGGCAAGTGGttcttttgacaaatgtgtacacATCTGGAACACACAG acAGGTGCTCTAGTTCACAGCTATAGGGGAACAGGTGGAATTTTTGAAGTTTGCTGGAATGCAGCAGGAGACAAAGTTGGAGCCAGTGCATCAGATGGTTCA GTTTGTGTATTAGACCTTCGGAAATAG